The following proteins are encoded in a genomic region of Nymphalis io chromosome 8, ilAglIoxx1.1, whole genome shotgun sequence:
- the LOC126770281 gene encoding NAD(+) hydrolase sarm1 isoform X9: protein MVVTKVDNMASYSAYTGKPKILFPKKIPEFTLDGSNSLKSNGSAKDLASVMENLKKSSLARQNQTLNTQVTSSLKQMVSSTTSSSAVTSQRVQSSSQRASSMKSDLTELKSSISEMKTLSNSALNFGQRLRSSMENIVDQDDIKERHISDIRDLSDMGDIGDISDMNDLAGDGPLVTFPESDTPPPDKQCLLASNATSVGTNAANELKYSAARMTSASSTRVVTDGYSASKSEANSTRMRRLQHGDMQYAERSAAGASHRLLQAEGLTAEQNAAYHQEKRSLQAGEVTAQEANNMSATSSRLQTEAFSAEKKAMASSQARQTVTSSGIFSHKEHSSVAHSNMTISSKNLTTKSTLLSSQMSQLLNGTVKPGDEDLSNLTFEDLDKLDASSNQKDVETAIQKYSHRVNAFITAVKNNQIDLKNACTHFNKLNEMLRRAWAVPTYGHELGYSLCNTLRTSGGLDILMANCLESSNPDLQFCSAKLLEQCLTTENRAHVVENGLEKVVNVACVCTKHANSVDHSRIGTGILEHLFKHSEGTCSDVIKLGGLDAVLFECRKNDIETLRHCATALANLSLYGGAENQEAMIKRSVPMWLFPLAFHNDDNIKYYACLAIAVLVANKEIEAAVLKSGTLDLVEPFVTTHNPSEFARSNLAHAHGQSKNWLQRLVPVLSSKREEARNLAAFHFCMEAGIKKQQGNTEIFREIGAIESLKKVASCPNAVASKYAAQALRLIGEEVPHKLSQQVPLWSIEDVREWVKQIGFSEYANNFYESRVDGDLLLQITEDNLKEDIGLHNGIKRKRFTRELQQLKKMADYSSRDTGSLNEFLQGIGPEYTIYTYSMLNAGVDKESIRGLSDEQLEVECRIVNSIHRLRILNAIRAYENNLLSKGEENMEKKLDVFVSYRRSNGSQLASLLKVHLQVRGFTVFIDVERLEAGKFDNNLLRSIRQAKHFLLVLTPNALERCKHDTEQKDWVHREIVAALQSQCNIVPIIDNFEWPEPEELPEDMRAVCHFNGVRWIHDYQDACVEKLESFLRGKSNLANRLEGALRSRGDVPTPGTATIGRGPPNYQRMHSSESRGSDKAD, encoded by the exons ATACCAGAATTCACCTTGGATGGCAGCAACAGCTTAAAGTCCAACGGCAGCGCCAAGGACCTGGCCTCTGTAATGGAGAACCTGAAGAAGAGCAGTCTCGCCCGCCAGAACCAGACTCTCAACACACAGGTCACAAGCTCTTTAAAACAA atgGTGTCTAGCACAACGTCAAGCAGCGCGGTCACGAGCCAGCGGGTGCAGAGCTCGTCACAGCGTGCTAGTTCCATGAAGTCAGACCTCACAGAACTAAAAAGTTCGATTTCTGAAATGAAAACACTCAGCAATTCGGCTTTAAATTTCGGACAAAG ATTGAGAAGCTCGATGGAGAACATTGTAGATCAAGATGACATAAAGGAACGACATATTTCTGACATACGAGATCTCAGTGATATGGGAGATATTGGCGATATTAGTGACATGAATGATTTGGCAGGAGATGGCCCTTTAGTTACCTTTCCAGAATCAGACACGCCGCCACCTGACAAACAATGTCTATTAGCTAGCAACGCTACATCCGTAGGAACTAATGCCGCGAATGAGTTAAAATACAGTGCAGCCCGAATGACTTCGGCGAGCTCTACACGAGTTGTAACGGACGGATACAGTGCATCAAAATCAGAAGCTAACAGCACAAGGATGCGCCGGCTACAACACGGGGATATGCAATACGCGGAACGCAGTGCTGCTGGAGCTTCACATAGACTTTTACAAGCTGAGGGGTTAACTGCGGAACAAAATGCTGCATATCatcaa GAAAAGCGATCGTTACAAGCTGGAGAAGTAACAGCTCAGGAAGCGAATAACATGTCTGCAACAAGTTCGCGGCTACAAACGGAGGCATTCAGTGCAGAGAAGAAGGCAATGGCTTCATCGCAAGCACGACAAACTGTCACATCAAGCGGCATATTTAGTCATAAGGAACACTCAAGTGTTGCACATTCAAATATGACCATATCGAGCAAAAATTTAACTACAAAATCAACTCTTTTATCCTCACAG ATGAGTCAATTGTTGAATGGAACCGTTAAGCCCGGTGATGAGGACTTATCAAACTTAACATTTGAAGATTTAGATAAATTAGATGCTAGTTCGAACCAAAAAGATGTcgaaacagcaatacaaaaatattctcACCGTGTGAACGCATTTATAACTgctgtaaaaaataatcaaatagatttaaaaaacgCATGCACACACTTTAACAAACTAAATGAAATGCTGAGGAGAGCATGGGCAGTGCCGACATACGGACACGAATTGGGTTACTCATTATGCAACACATTGCGAACTTCTGGTGGCCTGGATATATTGATGGCCAACTGCTTAGAATCAAGTAATCCTGATTTACAATTTTGTTCAGCAAAACTTCTCGAGCAATGCCTTACTACGGAAAACAGAGCTCACGTTGTAGAAAACGGACTTGAAAAAGTCGTGAATGTCGCTTGTGTATGTACAAAACACGCAAACTCCGTAGATCACTCAAGAATAGGTACTGGAATTTTGGAACACTTGTTCAAACACAGCGAAGGCACATGTAGCGACGTTATTAAGCTAGGTGGCTTAGACGCAGTTTTATTCGAATGCAGGAAAAATGACATTGAAACTCTTCGACACTGCGCCACGGCGCTTGCTAATCTTTCGCTATATGGTGGTGCAGAAAATCAAGAAGCAATGATAAAAAGATCAGTACCGATGTGGCTGTTCCCTCTTGCTTTTCACAatgatgataatattaaatactatgcTTGTTTAGCTATCGCTGTTTTAGTAGCGAACAAGGAAATAGAAGCCGCCGTCCTAAAATCTGGTACTCTCGATCTAGTAGAACCATTCGTTACAACACACAATCCATCCGAGTTTGCTCGCTCTAATTTGGCACATGCTCATGGTCAGAGCAAAAACTGGTTGCAAAGGTTAGTTCCCGTATTAAGTTCAAAAAGAGAAGAAGCTAGGAACCTCGCCGCATTCCACTTTTGTATGGAAGCTGGAATAAAGAAACAACAAGGTAACACAGAAATCTTTAGGGAAATCGGAGCTATAGAGTCATTGAAAAAAGTCGCCAGCTGTCCTAATGCGGTGGCATCGAAATACGCCGCTCAAGCATTAAGACTCATAGGAGAGGAAGTACCTCACAAACTGTCGCAACAAGTTCCTCTTTGGTCAATAGAAGATGTACGAGAATGGGTGAAGCAAATAGGTTTTTCCGAATACGCCAATAACTTTTACGAAAGTCGAGTGGACGGAGACTTATTGTTGCAAATAACAGAAGATAATCTCAAAGAAGACATTGGATTACATAATGGAATCAAACGTAAAAG aTTCACCAGAGAACTTCAACAGTTAAAGAAAATGGCAGACTATAGTTCACGTGACACTGGCAGTCTAAACGAATTCCTACAAGGCATTGGGCCCGaatacacaatatatacatattccatGCTGAATGCTGGTGTGGATAAGGAATCGATTCGAGGGTTAAGTGATGAACAACTAGAAGTTGAATGTCGGATAGTTAATAGCATACACCGACTCCGAATCCTGAACGCAATACGAG CCTACGAAAACAATTTGCTCAGTAAAGGCGAAGAGAATATGGAAAAGAAATTGGACGTGTTTGTAAGCTATCGTCGGTCAAACGGTTCACAATTAGCGAGTTTGTTGAAAGTGCATCTGCAAGTGCGAGGTTTTACTGTGTTCATCGATGTGGAAAGGTTAGAAGCGGGCAAATTCGACAATAACCTACTCCGAAGCATACGGCAAGCAAAGCACTTTTTATTGGTCCTTACACCAAACGCCCTTGAAAGATGCAAGCATGACACAGAACAAAAAGACTGGGTTCATCGG GAGATAGTGGCAGCGTTGCAATCACAGTGCAATATTGTACCAATTATCGACAACTTTGAATGGCCAGAACCTGAAGAGCTACCCGAAGATATGCGTGCCGTGTGTCACTTCAACGGCGTACGCTGGATACATGACTACCAAGACGCCTGCGTTGAGAAACTTGAGAG TTTTCTTCGCGGTAAATCCAACCTTGCAAATAGGTTGGAAGGTGCACTTAGGAGTCGTGGTGACGTGCCGACGCCCGGCACGGCTACCATCGGTCGCGGTCCGCCTAACTATCAACGTATGCACTCTAGCGAAAGTAGAGGCAGCGATAAAGCAGATTGA
- the LOC126770281 gene encoding NAD(+) hydrolase sarm1 isoform X5, with protein MGNVQCCASDRLHEGKTPKKPKNKKKNKKKQKENSEKTNGVGGGKVNESVYKVPKVADDNCERAALQAAQAQATPDDPVKKSQESLNMTQPTDTNSIKSETRNETMAAARERFFGQIPEFTLDGSNSLKSNGSAKDLASVMENLKKSSLARQNQTLNTQVTSSLKQMVSSTTSSSAVTSQRVQSSSQRASSMKSDLTELKSSISEMKTLSNSALNFGQRLRSSMENIVDQDDIKERHISDIRDLSDMGDIGDISDMNDLAGDGPLVTFPESDTPPPDKQCLLASNATSVGTNAANELKYSAARMTSASSTRVVTDGYSASKSEANSTRMRRLQHGDMQYAERSAAGASHRLLQAEGLTAEQNAAYHQEKRSLQAGEVTAQEANNMSATSSRLQTEAFSAEKKAMASSQARQTVTSSGIFSHKEHSSVAHSNMTISSKNLTTKSTLLSSQMSQLLNGTVKPGDEDLSNLTFEDLDKLDASSNQKDVETAIQKYSHRVNAFITAVKNNQIDLKNACTHFNKLNEMLRRAWAVPTYGHELGYSLCNTLRTSGGLDILMANCLESSNPDLQFCSAKLLEQCLTTENRAHVVENGLEKVVNVACVCTKHANSVDHSRIGTGILEHLFKHSEGTCSDVIKLGGLDAVLFECRKNDIETLRHCATALANLSLYGGAENQEAMIKRSVPMWLFPLAFHNDDNIKYYACLAIAVLVANKEIEAAVLKSGTLDLVEPFVTTHNPSEFARSNLAHAHGQSKNWLQRLVPVLSSKREEARNLAAFHFCMEAGIKKQQGNTEIFREIGAIESLKKVASCPNAVASKYAAQALRLIGEEVPHKLSQQVPLWSIEDVREWVKQIGFSEYANNFYESRVDGDLLLQITEDNLKEDIGLHNGIKRKRFTRELQQLKKMADYSSRDTGSLNEFLQGIGPEYTIYTYSMLNAGVDKESIRGLSDEQLEVECRIVNSIHRLRILNAIRAYENNLLSKGEENMEKKLDVFVSYRRSNGSQLASLLKVHLQVRGFTVFIDVERLEAGKFDNNLLRSIRQAKHFLLVLTPNALERCKHDTEQKDWVHREIVAALQSQCNIVPIIDNFEWPEPEELPEDMRAVCHFNGVRWIHDYQDACVEKLESFLRGKSNLANRLEGALRSRGDVPTPGTATIGRGPPNYQRMHSSESRGSDKAD; from the exons ATACCAGAATTCACCTTGGATGGCAGCAACAGCTTAAAGTCCAACGGCAGCGCCAAGGACCTGGCCTCTGTAATGGAGAACCTGAAGAAGAGCAGTCTCGCCCGCCAGAACCAGACTCTCAACACACAGGTCACAAGCTCTTTAAAACAA atgGTGTCTAGCACAACGTCAAGCAGCGCGGTCACGAGCCAGCGGGTGCAGAGCTCGTCACAGCGTGCTAGTTCCATGAAGTCAGACCTCACAGAACTAAAAAGTTCGATTTCTGAAATGAAAACACTCAGCAATTCGGCTTTAAATTTCGGACAAAG ATTGAGAAGCTCGATGGAGAACATTGTAGATCAAGATGACATAAAGGAACGACATATTTCTGACATACGAGATCTCAGTGATATGGGAGATATTGGCGATATTAGTGACATGAATGATTTGGCAGGAGATGGCCCTTTAGTTACCTTTCCAGAATCAGACACGCCGCCACCTGACAAACAATGTCTATTAGCTAGCAACGCTACATCCGTAGGAACTAATGCCGCGAATGAGTTAAAATACAGTGCAGCCCGAATGACTTCGGCGAGCTCTACACGAGTTGTAACGGACGGATACAGTGCATCAAAATCAGAAGCTAACAGCACAAGGATGCGCCGGCTACAACACGGGGATATGCAATACGCGGAACGCAGTGCTGCTGGAGCTTCACATAGACTTTTACAAGCTGAGGGGTTAACTGCGGAACAAAATGCTGCATATCatcaa GAAAAGCGATCGTTACAAGCTGGAGAAGTAACAGCTCAGGAAGCGAATAACATGTCTGCAACAAGTTCGCGGCTACAAACGGAGGCATTCAGTGCAGAGAAGAAGGCAATGGCTTCATCGCAAGCACGACAAACTGTCACATCAAGCGGCATATTTAGTCATAAGGAACACTCAAGTGTTGCACATTCAAATATGACCATATCGAGCAAAAATTTAACTACAAAATCAACTCTTTTATCCTCACAG ATGAGTCAATTGTTGAATGGAACCGTTAAGCCCGGTGATGAGGACTTATCAAACTTAACATTTGAAGATTTAGATAAATTAGATGCTAGTTCGAACCAAAAAGATGTcgaaacagcaatacaaaaatattctcACCGTGTGAACGCATTTATAACTgctgtaaaaaataatcaaatagatttaaaaaacgCATGCACACACTTTAACAAACTAAATGAAATGCTGAGGAGAGCATGGGCAGTGCCGACATACGGACACGAATTGGGTTACTCATTATGCAACACATTGCGAACTTCTGGTGGCCTGGATATATTGATGGCCAACTGCTTAGAATCAAGTAATCCTGATTTACAATTTTGTTCAGCAAAACTTCTCGAGCAATGCCTTACTACGGAAAACAGAGCTCACGTTGTAGAAAACGGACTTGAAAAAGTCGTGAATGTCGCTTGTGTATGTACAAAACACGCAAACTCCGTAGATCACTCAAGAATAGGTACTGGAATTTTGGAACACTTGTTCAAACACAGCGAAGGCACATGTAGCGACGTTATTAAGCTAGGTGGCTTAGACGCAGTTTTATTCGAATGCAGGAAAAATGACATTGAAACTCTTCGACACTGCGCCACGGCGCTTGCTAATCTTTCGCTATATGGTGGTGCAGAAAATCAAGAAGCAATGATAAAAAGATCAGTACCGATGTGGCTGTTCCCTCTTGCTTTTCACAatgatgataatattaaatactatgcTTGTTTAGCTATCGCTGTTTTAGTAGCGAACAAGGAAATAGAAGCCGCCGTCCTAAAATCTGGTACTCTCGATCTAGTAGAACCATTCGTTACAACACACAATCCATCCGAGTTTGCTCGCTCTAATTTGGCACATGCTCATGGTCAGAGCAAAAACTGGTTGCAAAGGTTAGTTCCCGTATTAAGTTCAAAAAGAGAAGAAGCTAGGAACCTCGCCGCATTCCACTTTTGTATGGAAGCTGGAATAAAGAAACAACAAGGTAACACAGAAATCTTTAGGGAAATCGGAGCTATAGAGTCATTGAAAAAAGTCGCCAGCTGTCCTAATGCGGTGGCATCGAAATACGCCGCTCAAGCATTAAGACTCATAGGAGAGGAAGTACCTCACAAACTGTCGCAACAAGTTCCTCTTTGGTCAATAGAAGATGTACGAGAATGGGTGAAGCAAATAGGTTTTTCCGAATACGCCAATAACTTTTACGAAAGTCGAGTGGACGGAGACTTATTGTTGCAAATAACAGAAGATAATCTCAAAGAAGACATTGGATTACATAATGGAATCAAACGTAAAAG aTTCACCAGAGAACTTCAACAGTTAAAGAAAATGGCAGACTATAGTTCACGTGACACTGGCAGTCTAAACGAATTCCTACAAGGCATTGGGCCCGaatacacaatatatacatattccatGCTGAATGCTGGTGTGGATAAGGAATCGATTCGAGGGTTAAGTGATGAACAACTAGAAGTTGAATGTCGGATAGTTAATAGCATACACCGACTCCGAATCCTGAACGCAATACGAG CCTACGAAAACAATTTGCTCAGTAAAGGCGAAGAGAATATGGAAAAGAAATTGGACGTGTTTGTAAGCTATCGTCGGTCAAACGGTTCACAATTAGCGAGTTTGTTGAAAGTGCATCTGCAAGTGCGAGGTTTTACTGTGTTCATCGATGTGGAAAGGTTAGAAGCGGGCAAATTCGACAATAACCTACTCCGAAGCATACGGCAAGCAAAGCACTTTTTATTGGTCCTTACACCAAACGCCCTTGAAAGATGCAAGCATGACACAGAACAAAAAGACTGGGTTCATCGG GAGATAGTGGCAGCGTTGCAATCACAGTGCAATATTGTACCAATTATCGACAACTTTGAATGGCCAGAACCTGAAGAGCTACCCGAAGATATGCGTGCCGTGTGTCACTTCAACGGCGTACGCTGGATACATGACTACCAAGACGCCTGCGTTGAGAAACTTGAGAG TTTTCTTCGCGGTAAATCCAACCTTGCAAATAGGTTGGAAGGTGCACTTAGGAGTCGTGGTGACGTGCCGACGCCCGGCACGGCTACCATCGGTCGCGGTCCGCCTAACTATCAACGTATGCACTCTAGCGAAAGTAGAGGCAGCGATAAAGCAGATTGA
- the LOC126770281 gene encoding NAD(+) hydrolase sarm1 isoform X4 has translation MGNVQCCASDRLHEGKTPKKPKNKKKNKKKQKENSEKTNGVGGGKVNESVYKVPKVADDNCERAALQAAQAQATPDDPVKKSQESLNMTQPTDTNSIKSETRNETMAAARERFFGQIPEFTLDGSNSLKSNGSAKDLASVMENLKKSSLARQNQTLNTQVTSSLKQQMVSSTTSSSAVTSQRVQSSSQRASSMKSDLTELKSSISEMKTLSNSALNFGQRLRSSMENIVDQDDIKERHISDIRDLSDMGDIGDISDMNDLAGDGPLVTFPESDTPPPDKQCLLASNATSVGTNAANELKYSAARMTSASSTRVVTDGYSASKSEANSTRMRRLQHGDMQYAERSAAGASHRLLQAEGLTAEQNAAYHQEKRSLQAGEVTAQEANNMSATSSRLQTEAFSAEKKAMASSQARQTVTSSGIFSHKEHSSVAHSNMTISSKNLTTKSTLLSSQMSQLLNGTVKPGDEDLSNLTFEDLDKLDASSNQKDVETAIQKYSHRVNAFITAVKNNQIDLKNACTHFNKLNEMLRRAWAVPTYGHELGYSLCNTLRTSGGLDILMANCLESSNPDLQFCSAKLLEQCLTTENRAHVVENGLEKVVNVACVCTKHANSVDHSRIGTGILEHLFKHSEGTCSDVIKLGGLDAVLFECRKNDIETLRHCATALANLSLYGGAENQEAMIKRSVPMWLFPLAFHNDDNIKYYACLAIAVLVANKEIEAAVLKSGTLDLVEPFVTTHNPSEFARSNLAHAHGQSKNWLQRLVPVLSSKREEARNLAAFHFCMEAGIKKQQGNTEIFREIGAIESLKKVASCPNAVASKYAAQALRLIGEEVPHKLSQQVPLWSIEDVREWVKQIGFSEYANNFYESRVDGDLLLQITEDNLKEDIGLHNGIKRKRFTRELQQLKKMADYSSRDTGSLNEFLQGIGPEYTIYTYSMLNAGVDKESIRGLSDEQLEVECRIVNSIHRLRILNAIRAYENNLLSKGEENMEKKLDVFVSYRRSNGSQLASLLKVHLQVRGFTVFIDVERLEAGKFDNNLLRSIRQAKHFLLVLTPNALERCKHDTEQKDWVHREIVAALQSQCNIVPIIDNFEWPEPEELPEDMRAVCHFNGVRWIHDYQDACVEKLESFLRGKSNLANRLEGALRSRGDVPTPGTATIGRGPPNYQRMHSSESRGSDKAD, from the exons ATACCAGAATTCACCTTGGATGGCAGCAACAGCTTAAAGTCCAACGGCAGCGCCAAGGACCTGGCCTCTGTAATGGAGAACCTGAAGAAGAGCAGTCTCGCCCGCCAGAACCAGACTCTCAACACACAGGTCACAAGCTCTTTAAAACAACAA atgGTGTCTAGCACAACGTCAAGCAGCGCGGTCACGAGCCAGCGGGTGCAGAGCTCGTCACAGCGTGCTAGTTCCATGAAGTCAGACCTCACAGAACTAAAAAGTTCGATTTCTGAAATGAAAACACTCAGCAATTCGGCTTTAAATTTCGGACAAAG ATTGAGAAGCTCGATGGAGAACATTGTAGATCAAGATGACATAAAGGAACGACATATTTCTGACATACGAGATCTCAGTGATATGGGAGATATTGGCGATATTAGTGACATGAATGATTTGGCAGGAGATGGCCCTTTAGTTACCTTTCCAGAATCAGACACGCCGCCACCTGACAAACAATGTCTATTAGCTAGCAACGCTACATCCGTAGGAACTAATGCCGCGAATGAGTTAAAATACAGTGCAGCCCGAATGACTTCGGCGAGCTCTACACGAGTTGTAACGGACGGATACAGTGCATCAAAATCAGAAGCTAACAGCACAAGGATGCGCCGGCTACAACACGGGGATATGCAATACGCGGAACGCAGTGCTGCTGGAGCTTCACATAGACTTTTACAAGCTGAGGGGTTAACTGCGGAACAAAATGCTGCATATCatcaa GAAAAGCGATCGTTACAAGCTGGAGAAGTAACAGCTCAGGAAGCGAATAACATGTCTGCAACAAGTTCGCGGCTACAAACGGAGGCATTCAGTGCAGAGAAGAAGGCAATGGCTTCATCGCAAGCACGACAAACTGTCACATCAAGCGGCATATTTAGTCATAAGGAACACTCAAGTGTTGCACATTCAAATATGACCATATCGAGCAAAAATTTAACTACAAAATCAACTCTTTTATCCTCACAG ATGAGTCAATTGTTGAATGGAACCGTTAAGCCCGGTGATGAGGACTTATCAAACTTAACATTTGAAGATTTAGATAAATTAGATGCTAGTTCGAACCAAAAAGATGTcgaaacagcaatacaaaaatattctcACCGTGTGAACGCATTTATAACTgctgtaaaaaataatcaaatagatttaaaaaacgCATGCACACACTTTAACAAACTAAATGAAATGCTGAGGAGAGCATGGGCAGTGCCGACATACGGACACGAATTGGGTTACTCATTATGCAACACATTGCGAACTTCTGGTGGCCTGGATATATTGATGGCCAACTGCTTAGAATCAAGTAATCCTGATTTACAATTTTGTTCAGCAAAACTTCTCGAGCAATGCCTTACTACGGAAAACAGAGCTCACGTTGTAGAAAACGGACTTGAAAAAGTCGTGAATGTCGCTTGTGTATGTACAAAACACGCAAACTCCGTAGATCACTCAAGAATAGGTACTGGAATTTTGGAACACTTGTTCAAACACAGCGAAGGCACATGTAGCGACGTTATTAAGCTAGGTGGCTTAGACGCAGTTTTATTCGAATGCAGGAAAAATGACATTGAAACTCTTCGACACTGCGCCACGGCGCTTGCTAATCTTTCGCTATATGGTGGTGCAGAAAATCAAGAAGCAATGATAAAAAGATCAGTACCGATGTGGCTGTTCCCTCTTGCTTTTCACAatgatgataatattaaatactatgcTTGTTTAGCTATCGCTGTTTTAGTAGCGAACAAGGAAATAGAAGCCGCCGTCCTAAAATCTGGTACTCTCGATCTAGTAGAACCATTCGTTACAACACACAATCCATCCGAGTTTGCTCGCTCTAATTTGGCACATGCTCATGGTCAGAGCAAAAACTGGTTGCAAAGGTTAGTTCCCGTATTAAGTTCAAAAAGAGAAGAAGCTAGGAACCTCGCCGCATTCCACTTTTGTATGGAAGCTGGAATAAAGAAACAACAAGGTAACACAGAAATCTTTAGGGAAATCGGAGCTATAGAGTCATTGAAAAAAGTCGCCAGCTGTCCTAATGCGGTGGCATCGAAATACGCCGCTCAAGCATTAAGACTCATAGGAGAGGAAGTACCTCACAAACTGTCGCAACAAGTTCCTCTTTGGTCAATAGAAGATGTACGAGAATGGGTGAAGCAAATAGGTTTTTCCGAATACGCCAATAACTTTTACGAAAGTCGAGTGGACGGAGACTTATTGTTGCAAATAACAGAAGATAATCTCAAAGAAGACATTGGATTACATAATGGAATCAAACGTAAAAG aTTCACCAGAGAACTTCAACAGTTAAAGAAAATGGCAGACTATAGTTCACGTGACACTGGCAGTCTAAACGAATTCCTACAAGGCATTGGGCCCGaatacacaatatatacatattccatGCTGAATGCTGGTGTGGATAAGGAATCGATTCGAGGGTTAAGTGATGAACAACTAGAAGTTGAATGTCGGATAGTTAATAGCATACACCGACTCCGAATCCTGAACGCAATACGAG CCTACGAAAACAATTTGCTCAGTAAAGGCGAAGAGAATATGGAAAAGAAATTGGACGTGTTTGTAAGCTATCGTCGGTCAAACGGTTCACAATTAGCGAGTTTGTTGAAAGTGCATCTGCAAGTGCGAGGTTTTACTGTGTTCATCGATGTGGAAAGGTTAGAAGCGGGCAAATTCGACAATAACCTACTCCGAAGCATACGGCAAGCAAAGCACTTTTTATTGGTCCTTACACCAAACGCCCTTGAAAGATGCAAGCATGACACAGAACAAAAAGACTGGGTTCATCGG GAGATAGTGGCAGCGTTGCAATCACAGTGCAATATTGTACCAATTATCGACAACTTTGAATGGCCAGAACCTGAAGAGCTACCCGAAGATATGCGTGCCGTGTGTCACTTCAACGGCGTACGCTGGATACATGACTACCAAGACGCCTGCGTTGAGAAACTTGAGAG TTTTCTTCGCGGTAAATCCAACCTTGCAAATAGGTTGGAAGGTGCACTTAGGAGTCGTGGTGACGTGCCGACGCCCGGCACGGCTACCATCGGTCGCGGTCCGCCTAACTATCAACGTATGCACTCTAGCGAAAGTAGAGGCAGCGATAAAGCAGATTGA